A single genomic interval of Spirosoma linguale DSM 74 harbors:
- a CDS encoding hypothetical protein (KEGG: bja:bll1305 hypothetical protein), producing MEKTYNNIGYLFIAIWIMALIGFHKTYTIFFPTFSGFRWEQHFHGAMLMAWFFMLIVQPFLIKYGKYDWHRTLGKVGYVLAPLVCISIFEVSRMVYFREVAHRPEQDVLAQLSLDIPAIFSFGLFALLAFINQKRTPAHVRYMIGTSLLMIGPGVGRALIIFGGVPFPISVLIVHSLSALLSFVFLLFDVWKRKNVAPSLVIFGVITFNVLCWLYQTSAWWLGLATAFKQVFF from the coding sequence ATGGAAAAAACGTATAATAACATTGGCTATTTGTTCATCGCTATTTGGATAATGGCCTTGATTGGTTTTCACAAAACTTACACCATCTTCTTTCCCACCTTCAGCGGGTTTCGCTGGGAGCAGCATTTTCATGGCGCCATGCTGATGGCCTGGTTTTTTATGCTCATTGTACAGCCTTTTCTCATAAAATACGGCAAGTATGACTGGCACCGGACCCTCGGTAAAGTGGGCTATGTGTTGGCCCCGCTGGTTTGTATTTCCATTTTTGAAGTAAGCCGTATGGTTTACTTTAGAGAAGTTGCCCATCGGCCAGAGCAGGATGTGCTCGCCCAGTTGTCGCTCGATATTCCTGCCATTTTTTCGTTTGGGCTGTTTGCGCTGCTGGCATTTATTAATCAAAAACGGACGCCAGCCCATGTCCGGTACATGATTGGTACGTCGTTGCTGATGATTGGGCCGGGGGTAGGGCGAGCTTTAATTATTTTCGGTGGTGTTCCGTTTCCTATATCGGTGCTAATTGTGCATTCTCTCTCTGCTTTACTGTCATTTGTGTTTCTGCTTTTCGATGTCTGGAAGCGAAAAAACGTGGCGCCTTCGCTGGTTATTTTCGGGGTTATCACCTTCAATGTGCTGTGCTGGCTATATCAAACGTCGGCCTGGTGGCTTGGCCTGGCGACGGCGTTTAAACAGGTCTTTTTTTAA
- a CDS encoding acyltransferase 3 (PFAM: acyltransferase 3~KEGG: cak:Caul_0243 acyltransferase 3), whose translation MTSQTNPSYLANLTPLRGIAALIVLFFHFDLYWSGPFTGALLDPAQSHFAQKGYIEVDFFFVLSGFIMCHVYGTSFGESVTKTGFWQFMKARFARIYPLHLFTLLWSILLFAVIISTNFPLDEREKSVFNLWAIPAHLFMLQGFGVPIGYTWNGPAWTIGVEWWMYVAFPFIFAPLSRLTHWGKLVLLVVLLGGYVLLIYVFNTFPQFPWPNSLNVLPIMGLPFLRCVLSFSVGMVFYSLYRQEWGRGWLANGYATLGFAGLMVLSMHLGWSDLVTVSTFPFIILSAAYGSANVNKLLITKPMQQLGDLSFSIYLTNELVYETGRVLRHAWGLPIAPEGVSYAGIWLWFFGWLAVVLLVSALTYHFIELRARKALNARFKKQAVFVSNIQPV comes from the coding sequence ATGACCTCTCAAACCAATCCTTCTTACCTCGCCAACTTGACCCCCCTGCGGGGTATTGCGGCTCTGATCGTACTGTTTTTCCACTTCGATTTGTATTGGAGCGGCCCATTTACGGGTGCACTTCTGGACCCTGCCCAATCACATTTTGCCCAGAAAGGATATATCGAAGTGGACTTCTTTTTCGTACTGAGCGGATTTATTATGTGCCACGTATATGGCACATCGTTCGGTGAGTCTGTAACAAAAACAGGTTTCTGGCAATTTATGAAAGCCCGCTTTGCCCGTATTTATCCGCTCCACTTGTTCACGCTGTTATGGTCTATCCTGCTCTTTGCGGTTATCATTTCGACAAATTTTCCCCTCGACGAACGTGAAAAGTCGGTATTCAACCTTTGGGCTATTCCGGCTCATCTGTTCATGTTACAGGGGTTTGGGGTGCCTATTGGCTATACCTGGAACGGCCCGGCCTGGACCATCGGCGTAGAGTGGTGGATGTATGTAGCGTTCCCATTTATATTCGCTCCTCTCTCGCGCCTGACCCATTGGGGAAAGCTGGTATTACTGGTCGTGCTGTTGGGTGGCTATGTCCTGCTGATTTATGTGTTCAACACCTTTCCGCAGTTTCCCTGGCCCAATTCGCTGAACGTACTGCCGATTATGGGCCTGCCTTTCCTGCGCTGTGTGCTGAGTTTCAGCGTCGGCATGGTGTTTTATAGCTTATATCGGCAGGAGTGGGGGCGGGGCTGGCTCGCTAATGGGTATGCAACACTGGGTTTTGCTGGGCTCATGGTCCTGTCGATGCACCTCGGCTGGTCCGACCTGGTTACCGTCAGCACATTTCCCTTTATTATCCTGTCGGCGGCTTACGGCTCTGCTAACGTCAATAAACTGCTGATCACCAAACCCATGCAGCAACTTGGCGACTTGTCATTCTCAATTTACCTGACCAACGAGCTGGTGTATGAGACCGGACGCGTGCTGCGTCATGCGTGGGGATTACCCATAGCGCCCGAAGGCGTGTCGTACGCCGGTATCTGGCTTTGGTTTTTCGGCTGGCTGGCGGTTGTACTGTTGGTATCGGCATTGACCTACCACTTCATCGAACTGCGCGCCCGTAAGGCACTGAACGCCCGCTTTAAAAAGCAAGCCGTTTTTGTATCAAATATCCAGCCCGTTTAA